The Staphylothermus marinus F1 genome has a segment encoding these proteins:
- the hisS gene encoding histidine--tRNA ligase codes for MKKELIQTPRGVRDLIGIDAQLHEYLVDKFKKISMLNGFKPINTPIIEFFKLFEAKSGEEIKKSMYVFKDKAGRLLALRPEVTASIVRAYLKHMQGWTKPIRLYYVGQCFRYEEPQRGRYREFWQAGLEIIGEKNINADLSVAFTASKYLEEIGIKHYYIVGNVAIYRAVMSKYGLSIEEQDHVLHLIDKKMIDEALNYLKQKNEELYEIINELLKTPLSKLENFLEQYREILEDKYDQLKEELNKLNIFINNLRELGFNAIYDPSLVRGLAYYTGLIFEYKATKGLDISIGGGGRYDGLTEIYGGTYEYSTGLALGLDRLMLIMKEISYNPPKPISALIIILGNTPITIGYKIQEKLSSIGISSWIYTTNKLRKALSIANKENIDFAIIIGEKEYRQEKISIKDLQAKEQITINNKMLEKTLLDLLLNK; via the coding sequence GTGAAAAAAGAACTTATACAAACACCTAGAGGAGTAAGAGATCTAATAGGAATAGATGCACAACTACACGAGTATTTAGTTGATAAATTTAAGAAAATATCAATGCTGAACGGGTTCAAACCCATAAATACTCCAATAATAGAGTTCTTCAAATTATTCGAGGCTAAAAGTGGAGAAGAAATTAAGAAATCAATGTATGTATTCAAAGATAAAGCTGGAAGACTACTAGCGCTTAGACCAGAAGTAACTGCTAGTATTGTACGTGCGTATCTTAAGCATATGCAAGGATGGACTAAACCTATTAGACTATATTATGTCGGACAATGCTTTAGATACGAAGAACCACAAAGAGGCCGCTATCGTGAATTCTGGCAAGCAGGTCTTGAAATAATAGGTGAAAAAAACATAAATGCTGATCTCAGCGTCGCGTTCACAGCTTCAAAATACCTCGAAGAAATTGGGATAAAACATTATTACATAGTAGGCAATGTAGCCATATACCGCGCCGTCATGAGTAAATATGGTTTATCAATTGAAGAACAAGATCATGTGCTTCACTTAATCGATAAAAAAATGATTGACGAAGCATTAAATTATTTAAAACAAAAAAACGAAGAACTATACGAAATCATAAATGAATTATTAAAAACACCACTGAGCAAGTTAGAGAATTTCCTAGAACAATACCGGGAAATACTTGAAGATAAATATGATCAGTTAAAAGAGGAACTCAATAAACTAAACATTTTCATTAACAATTTGAGAGAATTAGGTTTTAATGCCATATATGATCCTTCCTTAGTTAGGGGATTAGCATACTATACTGGGCTTATCTTCGAGTACAAAGCCACCAAGGGGCTAGACATAAGCATTGGTGGTGGAGGAAGATATGATGGATTAACAGAAATTTATGGTGGAACATATGAATACTCAACAGGATTAGCACTAGGACTAGATAGGTTAATGTTGATCATGAAGGAAATAAGTTATAACCCGCCCAAACCTATATCAGCATTAATTATAATTCTCGGCAATACACCAATAACAATAGGATACAAAATACAGGAGAAATTATCATCTATAGGAATATCTTCATGGATATATACAACAAATAAACTACGAAAAGCTCTAAGCATAGCTAATAAAGAAAACATAGATTTCGCCATTATTATTGGAGAAAAAGAATATAGACAAGAAAAAATATCCATAAAAGATCTACAAGCCAAAGAGCAGATAACAATTAATAATAAGATGCTCGAGAAGACACTGTTAGATCTATTATTAAATAAATAA
- a CDS encoding endonuclease, giving the protein MKYSYIVWFDQSKCIGIVKDKKSINNLEKKWFGRLEGENLVLDIVELAYLLLHGRIRLVLEGLEITTYNEFLEKNYGCLKQFFWPKLVVYKDLRDRGRKVRVIDDKKFLVKDKHGDLKLVVILEEGSKRPADTIIKDIETAHSNNLELIYAIVSLQGDLTYYEVSKIDPRNEQ; this is encoded by the coding sequence ATGAAATATAGCTATATAGTATGGTTTGATCAATCTAAATGTATAGGTATAGTTAAAGACAAAAAGAGCATTAATAATTTGGAGAAAAAATGGTTTGGTAGACTAGAAGGAGAAAACTTAGTTTTAGATATTGTTGAGCTAGCATACCTACTTCTACATGGTAGAATACGCCTAGTTCTAGAAGGACTAGAAATAACCACATATAACGAGTTTTTAGAGAAAAACTATGGTTGTCTAAAACAGTTCTTTTGGCCAAAGCTAGTTGTATATAAGGATCTTAGGGATCGGGGGAGAAAAGTAAGAGTTATAGATGATAAGAAGTTTCTGGTTAAAGATAAACATGGTGATTTAAAACTAGTTGTTATATTAGAGGAAGGCTCAAAAAGACCAGCAGATACTATTATTAAAGATATTGAAACAGCACATAGTAATAACTTAGAACTCATTTATGCTATTGTTAGTTTACAGGGAGACTTAACATATTATGAAGTTTCAAAAATAGATCCGAGGAATGAGCAGTGA
- a CDS encoding DUF996 domain-containing protein: MGLETAKILGLIGVILELVGLLTGASGYGSILSIIGFILLLIAVHELAEVSGVRAIFDKYLTGVIFVIIGFVIAMIIIVSLGLIAMITFHHFPMHGFPPTIWPSLPLGVMLVAIIAFIIMYIFLLLGYIRIRDSYYMIADTFKHNIFHTVGTVYFIGEEIVTT, from the coding sequence ATGGGTCTAGAAACAGCTAAAATTCTTGGCTTAATAGGTGTTATATTAGAGCTTGTAGGATTACTAACTGGAGCTTCTGGATATGGTTCAATATTATCAATTATAGGATTTATTCTCCTACTCATAGCTGTCCATGAACTAGCGGAGGTAAGTGGTGTTAGAGCTATTTTCGATAAGTATTTAACAGGAGTAATATTTGTGATAATAGGATTTGTCATAGCCATGATTATTATTGTATCTCTAGGGTTAATAGCCATGATCACATTTCATCATTTCCCAATGCATGGATTCCCACCAACAATATGGCCTTCACTACCCCTTGGAGTAATGCTGGTAGCGATTATAGCATTTATTATCATGTATATATTCCTGCTACTTGGATACATTAGAATAAGAGATAGTTACTACATGATAGCTGACACGTTTAAACACAACATATTCCACACGGTGGGAACAGTGTATTTTATAGGAGAAGAGATAGTTACTACATGA
- the mtnA gene encoding S-methyl-5-thioribose-1-phosphate isomerase — MNNYPYPIKIRAVWWREEDKSICWINTKELPFKEEIICSSDPGRVAKAIIEMEIRGAPAIGVAAALAIASYAYKVKTRDIDSFYREVDSAINILWNTRPTAHNLFWALRRMRRKLHEAVEKGVSVDEVVEILENEAKNIMDEDIRANIKLGEYGAELVPDNSTILTHCNAGALATAAFGTAEGIMRAAWYKGKKIKVIATETRPVLQGARLTVWELVKEGIPVTLITDNMAGYVIRKGLVDLVIVGADRITSEGYVVNKIGTYMIALAAKRKGIPFYVAAPTSTIDLESTINDIVIEERNPDEVRKVLEKYITLPDVSALNYAFDITDPDLVTAIITEKGVIKPPYNENLPKILKK, encoded by the coding sequence ATGAATAATTATCCTTACCCTATAAAGATTAGAGCTGTCTGGTGGAGAGAAGAGGATAAGAGCATCTGCTGGATTAATACAAAGGAGTTGCCATTTAAAGAAGAAATAATTTGTAGTAGTGATCCTGGAAGAGTAGCTAAAGCAATTATTGAGATGGAGATTCGTGGTGCACCTGCAATTGGGGTGGCTGCAGCATTAGCTATTGCTTCATATGCATATAAGGTGAAAACAAGAGATATAGATAGTTTCTATAGAGAAGTTGATTCAGCAATTAATATCTTATGGAATACTAGGCCAACAGCACACAACTTGTTCTGGGCTCTCCGTAGAATGCGTAGAAAACTTCATGAAGCCGTAGAAAAAGGAGTTAGCGTTGATGAAGTTGTCGAAATTCTTGAGAATGAAGCAAAGAATATAATGGATGAAGATATTCGTGCAAATATAAAACTCGGAGAATATGGTGCAGAGCTAGTCCCTGACAACTCTACTATTTTAACTCATTGTAATGCAGGTGCTTTAGCGACGGCAGCTTTTGGAACGGCTGAGGGTATTATGAGGGCCGCATGGTATAAGGGTAAGAAAATCAAGGTCATAGCTACAGAGACTAGACCTGTTTTGCAGGGTGCTAGACTCACTGTTTGGGAGCTTGTAAAGGAGGGCATACCTGTTACACTCATAACTGATAATATGGCAGGCTATGTTATTAGGAAAGGACTAGTTGATCTAGTAATAGTCGGTGCTGACCGAATAACAAGCGAAGGATACGTTGTCAACAAAATAGGTACATATATGATAGCGTTAGCTGCAAAGAGAAAAGGAATACCCTTCTATGTTGCTGCTCCAACAAGCACTATAGATTTAGAATCCACAATAAATGATATAGTAATAGAAGAGAGAAACCCTGATGAAGTCCGAAAAGTCCTTGAAAAATATATTACATTACCCGATGTATCAGCACTAAATTATGCGTTCGACATAACTGATCCTGATCTTGTAACAGCAATAATAACTGAAAAAGGAGTTATTAAGCCACCCTATAATGAAAACTTACCGAAAATTCTGAAAAAATAA
- the rpiA gene encoding ribose 5-phosphate isomerase A, producing the protein MYEYLKKLSSIYALRMFIDKIRDSKVLGIGTGSTVKYFIDELIRLGMLKDKKVVVSSYATHNYLYKHGIDAYTPINCNYADIYVDGLDEINANLDIIKGRGAALLWEKQLAIRSKLRIYIADYTKVNPEQYLYMKPVPIEVVPNAVYYVIEKLTILGYKPVLRIGKMKDGPIITDNGNFIIDLVYEKIQNAKQVDEEIKKINGVVETGLFPNNLVDYVIVSYPGNIVKVYSRR; encoded by the coding sequence TTGTATGAGTATTTAAAGAAATTATCCAGTATTTATGCATTGAGAATGTTCATTGATAAAATAAGAGATTCCAAAGTATTAGGGATTGGCACGGGCTCTACGGTTAAATACTTTATAGATGAACTTATTCGGTTAGGTATGCTCAAAGATAAAAAAGTAGTGGTCTCAAGTTATGCAACTCATAATTATCTCTACAAACATGGAATAGATGCTTATACTCCGATAAATTGTAATTATGCGGATATATATGTGGATGGACTAGACGAGATCAATGCTAACTTAGATATTATAAAGGGGAGAGGAGCCGCTCTTCTGTGGGAAAAACAATTAGCTATTAGAAGCAAGTTGAGAATATATATTGCAGATTATACAAAAGTTAATCCAGAACAGTATCTATATATGAAACCTGTACCTATAGAGGTAGTTCCTAATGCAGTATATTATGTAATAGAAAAACTAACTATTCTAGGATATAAACCTGTTCTACGCATAGGAAAAATGAAGGACGGACCTATTATAACTGATAATGGAAACTTCATTATAGATCTTGTCTATGAAAAAATACAGAATGCAAAGCAAGTAGATGAAGAAATAAAGAAAATTAATGGAGTAGTTGAAACCGGCTTATTTCCTAATAACCTTGTTGATTACGTAATTGTATCGTATCCAGGAAACATTGTCAAGGTATATAGTAGGCGATAA
- a CDS encoding geranylgeranylglyceryl/heptaprenylglyceryl phosphate synthase, whose amino-acid sequence MGKVNKYIVEKINNGEKLHFTLIDPDRVNDLGKLEETAIKMAEFGTDAFLIGGSLGVTPEEAGETAKILKKTGLPVIIFPGNINCLTPYADAVLFMILMNSMEQYYLMHAQIAAAPIIKKYKLETLPTGYIVIYGETAVAHVGRTYPIPVSKPEILLSYTWAAEMIGIKYIYLEAGSGSPKPVPPSFPAIVKKYTNLITIVGGGIRSPFIAKELASSGADIIVTGTIVEEDPDKASKIISAIKKN is encoded by the coding sequence TTGGGGAAAGTGAATAAGTATATAGTCGAGAAAATAAACAATGGTGAAAAGCTTCATTTTACTCTTATAGATCCTGATAGAGTAAATGATCTTGGAAAACTCGAAGAAACAGCCATTAAAATGGCAGAATTTGGAACCGACGCATTCCTCATTGGCGGCAGTCTAGGTGTTACTCCTGAGGAAGCAGGTGAGACAGCGAAGATTTTGAAAAAAACAGGCTTACCAGTGATAATATTTCCTGGAAACATTAATTGTTTAACGCCATATGCCGATGCAGTATTATTTATGATCTTAATGAACTCTATGGAGCAATACTATTTGATGCATGCTCAAATAGCTGCAGCACCCATAATTAAGAAATATAAACTAGAAACCCTTCCAACTGGTTACATAGTTATATACGGCGAAACAGCTGTTGCACATGTTGGTAGAACGTATCCTATTCCAGTCAGCAAACCCGAAATACTATTATCATATACGTGGGCAGCTGAAATGATCGGGATCAAATATATTTACTTAGAAGCAGGTAGTGGCTCTCCTAAACCTGTACCTCCAAGCTTCCCTGCTATAGTAAAGAAATATACTAATCTAATTACAATAGTTGGCGGTGGAATAAGGTCTCCATTCATTGCAAAGGAGCTCGCATCAAGTGGTGCAGACATAATTGTTACTGGTACTATTGTTGAAGAAGATCCTGATAAGGCGTCTAAGATAATCTCAGCTATAAAGAAGAATTAA
- a CDS encoding MazG nucleotide pyrophosphohydrolase domain-containing protein yields the protein MSKEPISIKQAQLLIRKKYYERDHARGLFATYTWFIEEVGELAEALLSQNKESIEEEIADVLAWLLSVANLVGVDVEEAFKKKYLK from the coding sequence ATGAGTAAAGAACCTATAAGTATTAAACAAGCACAATTACTGATAAGGAAAAAATATTATGAAAGGGATCATGCCCGAGGATTATTTGCTACTTATACATGGTTTATTGAAGAAGTGGGCGAATTAGCAGAAGCGTTGCTTTCCCAAAACAAGGAATCTATAGAGGAGGAAATAGCAGATGTTCTAGCATGGCTATTAAGTGTTGCTAATCTTGTTGGTGTTGATGTAGAAGAAGCTTTTAAGAAGAAGTATCTTAAATGA
- a CDS encoding preprotein translocase subunit Sec61beta, protein MPKKSKRVHGKKKKEAPGPFTAAGLIRFYEEADVGIKMKPQVLIAVALIFTAIIIVLEKIL, encoded by the coding sequence TTGCCTAAGAAGTCTAAAAGAGTACATGGTAAGAAAAAGAAGGAAGCTCCAGGCCCCTTCACAGCTGCTGGCCTTATTAGATTTTATGAAGAAGCAGATGTAGGTATAAAGATGAAACCGCAGGTTCTGATAGCTGTCGCACTTATATTTACAGCAATAATTATTGTTCTGGAAAAAATATTATAG
- a CDS encoding GNAT family N-acetyltransferase produces MGLSKSEAVKIRIPRSSEAYEIFKIHLDSLSGLDEEDYDWFYNLLKVKSSRRIVLVADYQGKIVGFLIAYRRYNKIYIDSLAVDPKYRGLGIGSKLLRELEERVRGKKKTIYLSVKKDNYSALGFYLKNGYIIDGVVLELSLQVSKVAKRTIPNYSFILKNAKDAVINIHMLPTTWWSNITEPVDKLVYHRIVDEKILIVYEDNKLRGVAEFQPDKKILVDYLAVSYHKPIEALLAIISKLGDIAYNMGAEQISVNIDSSKNKMIRAFLQNGFRITGSEYRLKKQL; encoded by the coding sequence ATGGGTCTAAGTAAAAGTGAAGCAGTCAAAATAAGGATTCCCAGATCAAGCGAGGCATACGAGATCTTCAAAATACACCTAGACAGTCTTAGCGGATTAGATGAGGAAGACTATGATTGGTTCTATAACTTATTAAAGGTTAAAAGTAGTAGGAGAATTGTTCTTGTAGCGGATTATCAGGGTAAAATTGTCGGTTTTCTAATAGCTTATAGAAGATATAACAAGATATACATTGACTCGTTAGCTGTTGATCCGAAATATAGAGGTCTCGGAATAGGATCTAAGCTACTTAGAGAATTAGAGGAAAGAGTCAGAGGTAAGAAGAAAACCATTTATTTAAGTGTTAAAAAAGATAACTATTCTGCTTTAGGCTTTTATTTGAAAAACGGCTATATCATAGATGGTGTTGTATTAGAGCTTTCTCTACAAGTAAGTAAAGTTGCTAAGAGAACTATTCCCAACTATTCATTTATATTAAAAAATGCTAAAGACGCTGTGATCAATATTCATATGCTTCCTACAACCTGGTGGAGCAATATTACTGAGCCAGTTGATAAGCTTGTATATCATAGAATAGTGGATGAAAAAATATTAATTGTATATGAAGATAACAAACTCAGAGGTGTCGCTGAGTTTCAACCGGATAAAAAGATACTGGTGGATTATCTAGCTGTATCTTATCATAAGCCTATAGAAGCATTATTAGCGATCATCTCTAAGCTAGGTGATATAGCATATAATATGGGTGCTGAACAAATATCTGTAAACATAGATTCTAGTAAGAATAAAATGATCAGAGCATTTCTTCAAAACGGATTCCGTATAACTGGTAGCGAGTATAGATTGAAAAAACAATTATAA
- the porB gene encoding pyruvate synthase subunit PorB, which translates to MRDVVLPGDAACPGCPIPMAWKVVSAVFGEKTIFVIPASCSSVVVGAYPGNSLNASVVHVAFASAAAVASGIAEALRKRGITDVQVIAWAGDGGTADIGMASLSGAAERNHNIIYIMYDNEAYMNTGIQRSSSTPYGAWTTTTPIIGKTEHKKDVAKIMIAHGVPYVATASVAYPHDLYAKLQRAKNIQGFKFIHIHAPCPVGWRFDPKYTVRVGKLAVETGLWILYEYYDGKVRLSGPSRPFIDPAKRKPIEEYLKLQGRFKRITKEKIEEIQRYVETNWDWIKRHM; encoded by the coding sequence ATGAGAGATGTAGTTCTTCCAGGAGACGCTGCTTGCCCTGGATGCCCTATACCCATGGCATGGAAGGTTGTATCAGCTGTTTTTGGTGAAAAAACAATATTTGTTATACCTGCTAGTTGTTCGTCGGTGGTGGTTGGAGCGTATCCAGGTAATTCGTTAAATGCTAGCGTTGTACATGTAGCATTCGCATCTGCAGCAGCTGTTGCATCCGGTATCGCTGAAGCACTACGGAAAAGAGGAATAACCGATGTACAGGTAATTGCTTGGGCAGGAGACGGTGGAACAGCAGATATTGGTATGGCTAGTCTTAGTGGAGCAGCTGAGAGAAACCATAATATAATCTATATAATGTACGATAACGAAGCATATATGAATACCGGTATCCAAAGAAGCTCTTCAACACCCTATGGTGCATGGACAACAACTACTCCTATAATCGGTAAAACCGAGCATAAGAAGGATGTTGCAAAAATAATGATTGCACACGGAGTTCCTTATGTAGCAACTGCAAGTGTTGCATATCCCCATGACCTCTATGCTAAGCTTCAGAGAGCTAAGAACATACAAGGCTTCAAATTTATACACATACATGCACCATGTCCTGTTGGATGGAGATTTGATCCAAAATATACGGTGAGAGTAGGAAAACTAGCAGTAGAAACTGGGTTATGGATATTGTACGAATATTATGATGGAAAAGTACGATTGTCAGGTCCAAGCAGACCATTTATTGATCCCGCTAAGAGAAAACCTATCGAGGAATATTTAAAGCTTCAAGGCAGGTTTAAGAGAATTACAAAAGAGAAGATAGAAGAGATCCAGAGATATGTAGAGACAAATTGGGACTGGATCAAAAGACATATGTAG